The Psychrobacter sp. LV10R520-6 genome includes a region encoding these proteins:
- a CDS encoding YsnF/AvaK domain-containing protein yields MTTDDNNNDANPSLSPTDIANTKAAKISDLSSENKLPAPEDVAARDTSLDKQGNVGNIGHLELLEERPVVNKERLDVGKVTVTKHSRTKTIEVPIELVEEYITVRTDYHDTESQDLLSGNYDDKDILRHVEPSLDSKAVVTINGKQVEIGDEPVEIILSRQVATITKDTYAVQEVEVNKTTHTHTDSIAVELKHEELEVTEEGFLDHEAGRTDKK; encoded by the coding sequence ATGACTACTGATGATAATAACAATGACGCCAACCCTTCCCTGTCTCCTACTGATATTGCTAACACCAAAGCTGCCAAAATTTCTGACCTTAGTAGTGAGAATAAACTACCCGCACCTGAGGATGTGGCAGCCAGAGATACATCACTCGATAAACAAGGTAACGTCGGTAATATCGGCCACCTAGAGCTATTAGAAGAACGCCCTGTTGTTAATAAAGAGCGCTTGGATGTCGGTAAAGTGACTGTTACTAAGCACTCTCGTACCAAGACGATTGAGGTCCCTATTGAGCTGGTAGAAGAATATATCACCGTTCGAACTGACTATCATGACACTGAGAGTCAGGATTTATTATCGGGTAATTATGATGATAAGGACATATTGCGCCACGTTGAGCCATCACTAGACAGTAAGGCAGTCGTTACGATTAATGGTAAGCAAGTTGAGATTGGCGATGAGCCGGTTGAGATTATATTGTCGCGGCAAGTGGCTACCATTACCAAAGATACTTATGCGGTCCAAGAAGTCGAAGTCAACAAGACCACACATACTCATACGGACAGTATTGCAGTCGAGCTCAAACACGAAGAGCTTGAGGTCACAGAGGAAGGTTTTTTAGACCATGAAGCCGGACGCACTGATAAAAAATAA
- a CDS encoding PRC and DUF2382 domain-containing protein, with protein sequence MSQLIRLQDIQATHRDLIGDDYYDPTGKTAYGVNEEKIGKIDGALVEDTTGRIRYLIVDAGGWFSSKEVLVPAGLARIVGDDVFFDSLTEAQADAMEVYDHDYQYSYKEQHENDRKAFVADSVPAEERTEITDTHYDAPNKLELLEERLTVNKDRIVAGLVKVGKHAVTEERNVDVDLEEEHAHIERTNVDRPTDHHIGDVDGNETIEVELEAERARVAKETYVKEEVNVGKTTERHTETIVETIQREELDVDRDGNVVDREGELVDRDDITADDVRRARGM encoded by the coding sequence ATGAGCCAACTGATTCGTTTACAAGACATCCAAGCTACCCATCGTGACCTAATCGGTGACGATTATTATGACCCAACAGGTAAAACTGCTTACGGCGTTAATGAAGAAAAAATCGGTAAGATTGATGGTGCTTTGGTAGAAGACACTACTGGCCGTATCCGTTATTTAATCGTAGATGCAGGCGGTTGGTTCAGCTCGAAAGAAGTGCTAGTACCCGCAGGTTTGGCTCGTATCGTTGGTGATGACGTGTTCTTCGATAGCTTAACCGAAGCACAAGCAGATGCCATGGAAGTATACGACCATGACTATCAGTACAGCTATAAAGAGCAGCACGAAAATGATCGTAAAGCGTTCGTTGCTGATTCTGTACCTGCTGAAGAACGTACGGAAATCACAGACACTCACTATGATGCACCGAATAAGCTTGAGCTGTTAGAAGAACGTCTAACCGTTAATAAAGACCGTATCGTAGCTGGTTTAGTAAAAGTCGGTAAGCATGCAGTAACAGAAGAGCGGAACGTAGATGTAGATTTAGAAGAAGAGCATGCTCATATTGAACGTACCAATGTAGACCGTCCAACAGATCACCATATCGGTGACGTTGATGGTAATGAGACTATCGAAGTTGAGCTAGAAGCTGAACGTGCGCGTGTTGCTAAAGAGACCTATGTCAAGGAAGAGGTAAACGTTGGTAAGACTACTGAACGTCATACCGAAACTATCGTTGAAACTATCCAGCGTGAAGAGTTAGATGTTGACCGTGATGGCAACGTTGTTGACAGGGAAGGCGAACTTGTAGACCGTGATGATATCACTGCCGATGATGTACGCCGCGCTCGTGGTATGTAA
- a CDS encoding thiolase family protein: protein MSNDAIVIINGARTPMGGFQGVLKDMSASDLGAAAIKAAVARSGVSADSVDEVIMGCVLTAGLGQGPARQAMRKAGLLDATGAVTINKLCGSGLKAVMQAHDGIKAGSFNVAVAGGMESMTNAPYLMPGARTGYRMGHKEAKDHMFLDGLEDAETGKLMGQFAQDLANERGYTREQMDDFAIESLNRTLTAIKDGHFETEIEPVTFSTRKGEKTVDTDEEPGLANAERIPTLRPAFAKDGTITAANASSISDGAAAVVVMKESQAKSEGLEYQARIIATASNSRHPSEFTIAPIGAIEKVLANAGWSVEDVDLWEINEAFAMVTMVTMDELNIDHAKVNIEGGACALGHPIGCSGARILVTLINSLQRTGSKKGVATLCIGGGEAVAVAIELA from the coding sequence ATGTCAAATGATGCAATTGTAATTATTAATGGCGCGCGTACGCCGATGGGTGGTTTTCAAGGCGTACTAAAAGACATGAGCGCTTCTGATTTAGGCGCAGCAGCCATTAAAGCAGCCGTTGCACGCTCTGGTGTCAGTGCCGATAGCGTTGATGAAGTCATTATGGGCTGTGTCTTAACCGCTGGTCTTGGTCAAGGTCCTGCCCGTCAAGCCATGCGTAAAGCCGGTTTGCTTGATGCAACAGGTGCGGTAACCATTAATAAGTTATGTGGTTCAGGTCTCAAAGCCGTCATGCAAGCACACGATGGCATCAAAGCCGGTAGCTTTAATGTGGCGGTTGCTGGTGGTATGGAATCTATGACCAATGCGCCGTATCTTATGCCAGGCGCGCGTACTGGATATCGTATGGGTCATAAAGAAGCCAAAGACCATATGTTCCTAGATGGTTTAGAAGATGCCGAAACCGGCAAATTAATGGGACAGTTTGCGCAAGATTTGGCAAATGAGAGAGGCTACACGCGCGAACAGATGGATGACTTCGCTATTGAATCACTCAATCGCACTCTAACAGCCATCAAAGACGGCCATTTCGAAACTGAGATTGAGCCGGTTACTTTTAGCACCCGTAAAGGCGAAAAAACGGTTGATACCGATGAAGAGCCCGGTCTTGCTAATGCTGAGCGTATCCCCACCCTACGTCCAGCCTTTGCAAAAGACGGCACTATCACAGCGGCCAATGCCAGCTCCATCTCAGATGGCGCAGCGGCTGTGGTCGTGATGAAAGAATCACAAGCCAAATCTGAAGGCTTAGAGTACCAAGCGCGCATCATTGCTACTGCCTCAAACTCACGTCATCCAAGCGAGTTTACCATCGCTCCGATTGGTGCCATTGAAAAAGTCTTAGCCAATGCTGGCTGGTCAGTTGAAGATGTGGATCTGTGGGAGATTAATGAAGCTTTTGCTATGGTCACTATGGTTACGATGGATGAGCTAAATATTGATCACGCTAAGGTCAATATCGAAGGTGGTGCTTGTGCCCTTGGTCATCCGATTGGCTGCTCTGGCGCGCGTATCTTAGTGACATTAATTAACTCACTACAGCGTACAGGTAGCAAAAAGGGCGTCGCTACCTTATGTATCGGCGGCGGTGAAGCGGTTGCGGTTGCTATTGAACTGGCTTAG
- a CDS encoding homoserine dehydrogenase, translated as MSKSIKLAILGLGTVGTGVVNLINDNLDELKRRSGRDIVITQVGTRRQRDDIDPNIIQNSDLMATAASDNADIVIELIGGTTLAKDVIMHAIKHGKHVVTANKALLAEHGNEIFALAEANNVHVAYEAAVAGGIPIIKVMREALAANRVDWLAGIINGTGNFIMTEMRDKGRPFADVLAEAQELGYAEADPTFDVEGIDAAHKLALLASIAFGIPLQFDKVYCEGIRNITLQDVSYAEELGYRIKHVGFAVRRGAHEGDNENDGIELRVHPTLIPQDALLANVNGVKNAVLVNSHPLGQTLYYGDGAGAGATASAVMADVMDLVRVLNTNDPNNPGNNGHHVPHLAFIPEQLSDTPILRAEQMITGYYLRVHAYDNPGVLADITRILSDAGINIDAILQKPAHKLGQVPVIILTLPVVESQMNLAIEKIEKLETITDKVVRIRLDELA; from the coding sequence GTGAGTAAATCCATCAAACTAGCGATACTTGGCCTAGGTACCGTCGGTACTGGCGTGGTCAATCTAATAAACGATAACTTAGACGAACTCAAACGGCGCAGCGGACGCGATATTGTCATCACCCAAGTTGGCACGCGCCGTCAACGCGACGATATTGATCCCAATATTATCCAAAACAGTGATTTAATGGCCACCGCTGCCAGCGATAACGCGGATATTGTCATCGAATTGATTGGTGGCACCACCCTCGCCAAAGATGTCATCATGCATGCCATCAAACATGGCAAACATGTGGTCACGGCTAACAAAGCGCTACTGGCTGAACATGGCAATGAGATTTTTGCCTTAGCCGAAGCAAACAACGTTCACGTCGCTTATGAAGCAGCCGTTGCTGGCGGTATTCCGATTATTAAAGTCATGCGTGAAGCGCTGGCCGCTAATAGAGTTGACTGGTTAGCGGGGATTATTAATGGTACGGGCAACTTTATCATGACTGAAATGCGTGATAAAGGTCGTCCGTTTGCAGATGTGCTCGCAGAGGCTCAGGAGCTTGGTTACGCAGAAGCGGACCCTACCTTTGATGTTGAAGGGATTGATGCAGCGCACAAGCTGGCACTCCTCGCTTCTATTGCTTTTGGTATTCCTTTACAGTTTGATAAAGTCTACTGCGAAGGTATCAGGAACATCACCTTGCAAGATGTTAGTTATGCTGAAGAGCTTGGCTACCGTATCAAGCACGTTGGCTTTGCGGTGCGTCGCGGTGCTCATGAAGGTGACAATGAAAACGATGGTATTGAGCTACGCGTACACCCTACCTTGATTCCGCAAGATGCCTTGCTGGCGAATGTTAATGGCGTAAAAAATGCGGTATTGGTGAATTCGCATCCGCTTGGACAAACACTCTATTATGGTGATGGCGCCGGTGCAGGCGCAACGGCTTCTGCGGTAATGGCTGATGTCATGGATTTGGTACGGGTTTTGAATACCAACGACCCTAATAATCCAGGCAATAATGGTCACCATGTGCCGCATTTGGCTTTTATTCCTGAACAGCTCTCTGACACGCCGATACTACGCGCAGAGCAGATGATAACGGGCTATTATCTGCGCGTTCATGCTTATGACAATCCTGGTGTACTAGCAGACATCACTCGTATTTTAAGTGATGCGGGCATCAATATTGATGCGATTTTACAAAAGCCTGCCCATAAACTGGGACAAGTACCCGTAATTATTCTAACGTTACCGGTAGTTGAAAGCCAAATGAACCTAGCGATTGAAAAAATTGAAAAGCTAGAGACTATTACTGATAAAGTGGTTCGTATTCGTTTGGATGAACTGGCGTAA
- a CDS encoding DsbC family protein, whose product MPLSPFFSLRKSTAKLSKNKPAKNKFARNKLSHVMMSALLVVVAAGCSNNAADATSIVNSAQAKTSPSTATNTASAGSDAAVVKALQANLKISGIEESIISAVPTDMDGIYWVTAEDLPAFFTDKSGKHIIQGQIIAVGQGEPVDISGALVANTAQEALKSVDKKDMVIYPAKGVTKSVVYAFTDADCGYCRKLHAEMDDINARGIEVRYLAWPRSQETIPKMEAIWCSEDRNAAMDQAKIGANVQAPSCSNPVQEQMALGASLGVRGTPAIFTESGQQVGGYLPAAQLAQAVGAN is encoded by the coding sequence ATGCCCTTATCTCCATTTTTTAGCCTTAGAAAGTCTACCGCTAAGCTTTCTAAGAATAAGCCTGCTAAGAACAAGTTTGCTCGTAATAAGCTGTCTCATGTCATGATGAGTGCATTGCTAGTGGTGGTTGCCGCTGGCTGTTCTAACAATGCCGCTGATGCTACCAGCATCGTTAATAGCGCCCAAGCTAAAACCAGCCCTAGTACGGCTACAAATACTGCCTCAGCGGGTAGCGATGCCGCGGTAGTTAAAGCACTGCAAGCCAATTTGAAAATATCGGGTATTGAAGAAAGCATTATTTCTGCTGTACCAACGGACATGGACGGTATTTATTGGGTGACTGCTGAAGATTTACCGGCATTTTTTACCGATAAGTCAGGCAAGCATATTATTCAAGGGCAAATCATTGCTGTTGGACAAGGTGAACCAGTCGATATCAGTGGCGCATTGGTCGCCAATACCGCACAAGAAGCTTTAAAATCAGTCGACAAAAAAGACATGGTTATTTATCCTGCAAAAGGCGTGACCAAATCAGTGGTTTATGCCTTTACGGATGCCGATTGCGGCTACTGTCGTAAACTGCATGCAGAGATGGATGATATCAATGCGCGCGGTATTGAAGTGCGTTATTTGGCATGGCCACGTAGCCAAGAGACCATTCCTAAGATGGAAGCTATTTGGTGTAGTGAAGATCGTAACGCCGCGATGGATCAAGCCAAAATAGGCGCTAACGTGCAAGCGCCTAGCTGCAGTAACCCTGTTCAAGAACAAATGGCATTGGGTGCAAGCCTAGGGGTGCGCGGTACGCCTGCTATCTTTACTGAGTCCGGACAGCAAGTGGGTGGTTATCTGCCAGCAGCGCAATTGGCACAAGCCGTAGGCGCTAACTAA
- a CDS encoding DUF808 domain-containing protein — translation MAGASLLLLLDDISLLMDDVSVMTKVAAKKTAGLVGDDLALNAEQVTGVKPSRELPVIWAVAKGSFINKLILVPAALLVSTVYPPLVTLLLMCGGLFLAYEGAEKVIHKFWPTLLPHDEEQNAHRQANADETVDLVAFEKQKIKGAIRTDFILSAEILVISLGAITAVGAGILEKAVVLSIVAIVVTVGIYGLVAGIVKIDDAGLHLIEKPNASAGTRKLGEFMLAAAPKLMKFLSIAGTLAMFLVGGGILVHGIGFLEHGVEDLAHLTGIFESATTMLLNGLVGLIVGVIVVAIITVIGKIRNKDQDASSAH, via the coding sequence ATGGCAGGTGCCAGTTTATTACTATTGCTTGATGACATTAGCCTATTGATGGATGATGTATCTGTCATGACTAAGGTGGCGGCTAAAAAAACAGCTGGTTTGGTAGGCGATGACTTAGCACTCAACGCCGAGCAAGTGACTGGTGTCAAGCCAAGCCGTGAGCTACCTGTCATTTGGGCAGTCGCCAAAGGCTCTTTTATTAATAAACTGATTTTAGTGCCAGCTGCTTTATTAGTAAGTACCGTCTATCCACCGTTAGTCACGTTATTGTTAATGTGCGGCGGGCTGTTTTTGGCCTATGAAGGGGCGGAGAAGGTCATTCATAAGTTTTGGCCTACCTTATTGCCGCATGATGAAGAGCAAAATGCGCACCGGCAAGCCAACGCCGATGAAACGGTCGATTTGGTCGCCTTTGAAAAGCAAAAAATAAAAGGGGCGATTCGTACCGATTTTATCTTATCAGCTGAAATATTAGTCATCTCTTTAGGCGCAATAACAGCAGTCGGGGCCGGTATCTTAGAAAAAGCGGTGGTACTATCGATTGTTGCTATTGTTGTGACCGTCGGTATTTATGGCCTAGTTGCAGGCATTGTAAAAATTGATGATGCAGGACTACATTTGATCGAGAAGCCAAACGCTAGTGCTGGTACGCGTAAGCTTGGTGAATTCATGCTGGCTGCTGCCCCAAAACTAATGAAGTTTTTATCGATTGCCGGTACGTTGGCCATGTTTTTGGTAGGTGGTGGCATCTTAGTGCACGGAATTGGCTTTTTAGAGCATGGCGTAGAGGATTTAGCACATTTAACAGGGATTTTTGAGAGTGCGACCACTATGTTATTAAATGGCTTGGTTGGTCTAATTGTCGGTGTAATAGTGGTCGCTATTATTACTGTCATTGGTAAAATACGAAATAAAGACCAAGATGCTTCTTCTGCGCATTAA
- a CDS encoding Rne/Rng family ribonuclease has product MKRILINATQNEEIRVALCNGNHLYDFDLENRTREQKKSNIYKGHVTRVEPSLEAVFVEYGSQRQGFLPIREISAEYLSGNPRDENIKKLIKEGDELIVQVEKEERGNKGAALSTYVSLAGRYLVLMPNNPRGGGISRQISGKLRENMKRMLGNLDLPKGMSVIIRTAGIGKNQDELQHDLNHLLNIWQAIQEQNQKYPSPRLVHQEAGVVTRAVRDYLRDDIAEIWIDNENAYIEAAGFIDAVMPKQAEKLRKYTDYEPMFSRFNIEKQIETAYQREVRLPSGGSIVIDQTEALVSIDINSAKSTKGSDVAETAYHTNLEAADEIARQLRLRDMGGLIVIDFIDMNDNKHQKEVEKRLIDATKYDRARVQFGDISKFGLMEMSRQRLRPSLEESTGYICPRCHGNGMIRDLRSLSLSIMRQIEQIALKERQGEVQAEVPTDIAAFLLNEKRDSLVYLEQDSGTRITILPHAHLESPNFKLHFNRDGFAPTSYERITDTQQQEHSDLGYNVDWQTAEKERPEQQPTRQPRQVTDTENSRSNSQQSSRAPQKNSDQNHNSQSASSPNTSQRSTTVNNSNDQRSNSSNNSGNEPASTTHAAQNSNASSSHAKNAPSTPAPVAAQSTGEVTAAQPQAVAWLSNLFAQAPQAQTSNSVSSRDAAEAIEALVNNGGQSLGSFGQVDNNALNGAQSSSAPQTSQPNDSQPSGQQLDSNTNRQQPRRNTDNNTDSSTNASTNSDDDDNNNADDRRRRKPRKSRSSKPHQRKDQRNETVDSDSSNTDSGVDSRAANSNDTNSNEDKQSDSQDKRQHDNRRSSDRNRNNRQDNGRNNNERNDSERNATERSTTERNNSSRNDADQQDSSSGDEQTRSKRKPHSQRGSRGKLERGETLTADAKQNSQPSARRNQDPNEVVLKVNETTTKAKSPEVVHLSLDDSKPEQATRQSTDQPSAERDVTKEDTSKNSKNDNAAQQSTDKQSSDKQNTSGQHADKQTEDTDSNSVSSTQADTTRPTVDEAVTTETHTTEVSANQANTTEDQAQSDAPKDDKVNGNQNNDRQTNDRKPSVDEQPTSKPSTDSQTPVAAEAESDTVQTAPETQQTGNENAAAVANDSALNNSADSNSSSSNIALELTHDALFAKHYVTASKFGQASNDPRIVRLQQAQSIATPVVPASEQAVTNVPTIRGTVGEFIHTILPEAKARLADDGVIHSFIDAIAIHTQQALNAGVAGTTDSEENSDDVNANRFDVSTFTFSNYGYQPLAADYLARFETMTQAVSQFAAAQGKTAVEPRAVNKRASNDPRGQHPDYNESEQEQEQEQATLSVPSDNIPSDNIPSDNIPSDNVPSNNVPSEQVEPHSQDHVQPQDATDTVSTETVNEVDAHDVEATALASEVQADDISADSEHLLQADQDQEVTAEQTNEQTDVEQADFSQDDESMVEDSAKEDNQAGKSKTTIASYKNMIENVAEQLLPQTSMFNLTTPKVPKARSRKPKTDHKKPTQAEKIEPGNSDSES; this is encoded by the coding sequence ATGAAACGCATTTTAATCAACGCCACCCAAAACGAAGAAATTCGTGTTGCCTTATGTAATGGCAATCATCTTTACGATTTCGACTTAGAAAATCGTACTCGCGAGCAAAAAAAGTCCAATATCTATAAAGGCCACGTCACCCGCGTTGAGCCCTCGCTTGAAGCCGTGTTTGTCGAGTATGGCTCACAACGTCAAGGCTTCCTTCCTATTCGTGAAATTTCTGCTGAATATCTCAGCGGCAATCCACGTGACGAAAACATCAAAAAACTGATTAAAGAAGGCGATGAGCTCATCGTCCAAGTTGAAAAAGAAGAGCGCGGCAATAAAGGCGCTGCCCTATCGACTTACGTATCTTTAGCCGGCCGTTATTTGGTATTAATGCCCAACAACCCTCGTGGCGGCGGTATCTCACGTCAAATCTCAGGTAAGTTGCGCGAAAATATGAAGCGCATGCTGGGCAATCTTGATTTGCCCAAAGGCATGAGTGTCATTATTCGTACTGCCGGTATCGGTAAGAACCAAGACGAATTACAGCACGACCTTAACCATCTGCTTAATATCTGGCAGGCGATTCAAGAACAGAATCAAAAATATCCTTCACCGCGCTTGGTTCATCAAGAAGCGGGCGTCGTCACGCGCGCCGTACGCGATTATCTGCGTGATGATATTGCTGAGATTTGGATTGACAACGAAAACGCTTATATTGAAGCAGCTGGCTTTATCGATGCGGTGATGCCAAAACAAGCGGAAAAACTGCGTAAATATACCGACTACGAGCCCATGTTTTCCCGTTTTAATATCGAAAAACAAATCGAAACCGCCTACCAGCGTGAAGTTCGTTTGCCATCAGGTGGCTCAATCGTCATCGACCAAACCGAAGCGCTAGTCTCGATCGATATTAACTCTGCTAAGTCGACTAAAGGCTCAGACGTCGCCGAGACCGCCTACCATACCAACCTAGAAGCGGCCGATGAAATTGCTCGTCAATTACGTCTACGTGATATGGGCGGTTTGATTGTCATTGACTTTATTGACATGAATGACAATAAGCATCAAAAAGAGGTCGAAAAACGTCTAATCGATGCCACTAAATATGACCGTGCGCGCGTCCAGTTTGGCGATATCTCTAAGTTTGGCTTGATGGAAATGAGCCGTCAGCGTCTACGCCCTTCATTAGAAGAGTCGACCGGCTATATTTGCCCGCGCTGTCATGGTAACGGCATGATTCGTGATTTGCGTTCATTATCGCTATCGATTATGCGTCAAATCGAACAAATCGCCCTAAAAGAGCGCCAAGGGGAAGTCCAAGCAGAAGTACCGACTGATATCGCAGCCTTCTTATTAAATGAAAAACGCGACAGCTTGGTTTATCTTGAACAAGACAGTGGTACCCGCATTACTATCTTGCCGCATGCACATTTAGAATCACCTAACTTTAAATTGCATTTTAACCGTGATGGTTTTGCCCCAACAAGCTATGAGCGTATTACCGACACTCAGCAACAAGAACACAGCGATCTTGGCTATAATGTTGACTGGCAAACCGCTGAAAAAGAACGTCCTGAACAGCAGCCAACTCGCCAGCCACGTCAAGTAACAGATACTGAAAATAGCCGCTCAAACAGTCAGCAGAGCAGCCGCGCGCCGCAGAAAAATAGCGATCAGAACCACAATAGCCAAAGCGCTAGTAGCCCAAATACCAGTCAACGAAGCACCACCGTCAATAATAGCAACGACCAACGTAGTAATAGCAGTAATAATAGTGGTAACGAACCAGCCTCTACTACTCATGCAGCGCAAAATAGCAATGCTTCAAGCAGCCATGCTAAAAACGCCCCTTCTACCCCTGCTCCTGTAGCTGCTCAGTCTACGGGCGAAGTCACTGCGGCTCAACCGCAAGCAGTCGCTTGGTTGTCCAATTTGTTCGCTCAAGCTCCGCAAGCACAAACGTCGAACAGCGTCAGTAGTCGCGATGCGGCTGAGGCCATCGAAGCGCTAGTAAACAATGGCGGGCAAAGCTTAGGCTCGTTTGGACAAGTCGATAACAATGCCTTGAATGGCGCCCAGAGTTCATCAGCGCCACAAACCAGCCAGCCAAATGACAGTCAACCGTCAGGTCAACAATTAGATAGTAATACCAATCGTCAGCAACCCCGTCGCAATACTGATAACAATACTGACAGCAGTACCAATGCCAGTACGAATAGCGATGATGATGACAATAACAATGCGGACGATAGAAGAAGACGCAAGCCCCGTAAGTCAAGATCTTCAAAACCGCATCAAAGAAAAGACCAGCGTAATGAGACGGTCGATAGTGATAGCAGCAATACAGACAGTGGTGTAGATAGCCGTGCTGCTAACAGTAATGACACTAATAGTAATGAAGACAAACAGTCTGATAGCCAAGACAAACGTCAGCATGACAATAGACGCAGTAGCGATCGTAACCGTAACAATCGTCAAGATAATGGACGCAATAATAACGAACGTAACGATAGCGAGCGTAATGCTACTGAACGTAGTACCACTGAACGTAATAATAGTAGTCGCAATGACGCAGATCAGCAAGACAGCAGTTCGGGCGATGAGCAAACTCGTTCTAAACGTAAGCCGCACAGTCAACGTGGCTCACGCGGCAAGCTTGAACGTGGCGAGACATTAACTGCGGACGCTAAGCAAAATAGCCAACCAAGCGCTCGCCGCAATCAAGACCCCAATGAAGTGGTGTTAAAAGTCAACGAAACCACAACTAAGGCGAAGTCACCAGAAGTGGTGCATCTATCTTTAGATGATAGTAAGCCTGAGCAAGCGACACGCCAGTCTACTGATCAACCAAGTGCTGAACGTGACGTTACTAAAGAAGATACCTCTAAAAATAGTAAAAACGATAACGCTGCTCAGCAAAGTACTGATAAACAGAGTAGTGACAAACAAAACACTAGTGGACAGCATGCTGATAAACAAACAGAGGATACGGATAGTAACTCTGTAAGCAGCACGCAAGCGGATACCACTAGGCCTACTGTTGATGAGGCGGTTACTACTGAGACTCATACTACTGAAGTTAGTGCTAATCAGGCCAATACTACTGAGGACCAGGCACAGTCTGATGCTCCTAAAGACGATAAAGTCAACGGCAATCAGAACAACGACCGCCAGACTAATGACCGTAAACCGTCTGTAGATGAGCAGCCAACATCTAAGCCTAGTACTGACAGCCAAACGCCAGTAGCAGCTGAGGCTGAGTCAGATACCGTACAAACGGCTCCTGAAACTCAGCAAACGGGTAATGAGAATGCGGCTGCGGTTGCTAACGACAGCGCCTTGAACAATAGCGCTGATAGTAACTCTAGTAGTAGTAATATTGCGCTCGAGCTTACTCATGATGCGTTGTTTGCTAAACACTACGTGACTGCCAGTAAGTTTGGTCAAGCCAGTAATGACCCGCGCATTGTCCGTCTTCAGCAGGCTCAATCAATAGCGACACCAGTGGTACCAGCAAGTGAGCAAGCAGTGACGAACGTACCGACTATACGTGGTACGGTTGGTGAGTTTATTCATACTATCCTACCAGAGGCTAAAGCTCGCTTGGCAGATGACGGTGTGATTCACAGCTTTATTGACGCCATTGCTATCCATACTCAGCAAGCATTAAATGCGGGAGTTGCCGGTACTACAGATAGTGAAGAGAATAGTGACGACGTTAATGCAAACCGCTTTGATGTCAGCACCTTCACTTTTAGTAACTACGGTTATCAACCTCTAGCGGCGGATTATTTGGCACGCTTTGAGACCATGACTCAAGCCGTCAGCCAGTTTGCAGCGGCGCAAGGTAAAACAGCGGTTGAACCACGGGCGGTTAACAAACGTGCTAGCAATGATCCACGAGGTCAGCATCCTGACTATAATGAATCAGAACAAGAGCAGGAGCAGGAGCAGGCAACATTAAGCGTCCCTAGTGACAATATTCCTAGTGACAATATTCCTAGTGACAATATTCCTAGTGATAATGTACCTAGTAATAATGTACCTAGTGAGCAGGTTGAGCCACACAGTCAAGACCATGTTCAGCCTCAAGATGCTACTGACACTGTATCTACTGAAACGGTTAATGAAGTCGATGCCCATGATGTTGAAGCAACCGCATTAGCCAGTGAAGTACAAGCAGATGATATCAGTGCTGATAGCGAGCACCTGCTACAGGCTGATCAAGATCAGGAAGTGACGGCTGAACAAACTAACGAACAGACGGACGTTGAGCAAGCTGATTTCTCTCAAGATGATGAGTCTATGGTAGAGGACTCTGCAAAAGAGGACAATCAAGCGGGTAAGTCAAAAACGACCATCGCCAGTTATAAGAACATGATCGAAAATGTGGCCGAGCAACTATTGCCACAAACCAGCATGTTTAACTTGACCACGCCTAAAGTACCCAAGGCGCGCAGTCGTAAGCCTAAGACTGACCATAAAAAACCCACGCAAGCTGAAAAAATAGAGCCTGGTAATTCAGATAGCGAAAGCTAA